Proteins encoded by one window of Dendropsophus ebraccatus isolate aDenEbr1 chromosome 4, aDenEbr1.pat, whole genome shotgun sequence:
- the LOC138789988 gene encoding protein BTG1-like → MKTEISTAAAFITKLLKQSGLIEEKQLQQFCQSLQESMKDHYKHHWFPQIPCRGSGYRCLRINHKMDPLIGRAAGLIGLSHQRLFQLLPSELTMWVDPFEVSYRIGEDGSICVLYDGSPAVGKPLETHSTCKDALRMGRHSPSKNYNMMTVSS, encoded by the exons ATGAAGACTGAAATCTCGACAGCTGCCGCTTTCATCACCAAGCTCCTCAAACAAAGCGGGCTCATTGAGGAGAAGCAACTGCAACAGTTCTGCCAGTCCTTGCAAGAGTCCATGAAAG ATCATTATAAACATCACTGGTTTCCTCAGATTCCATGCAGAGGATCAGGGTATCGCTGCTTAAGAATCAACCACAAAATGGACCCCTTGATAGGACGTGCGGCCGGACTCATCGGCCTCAGCCACCAGAGACTGTTCCAGCTTCTCCCCAGCGAGCTCACAATGTGGGTCGACCCATTTGAAGTTTCCTATCGGATCGGAGAAGACGGCTCTATCTGTGTATTGTATGACGGATCACCAGCAGTGGGCAAGCCTCTGGAAACCCACTCCACCTGCAAAGATGCACTTCGGATGGGACGACACAGCCCCTCCAAAAATTACAACATGATGACCGTTTCTAGTTAA